The Erythrobacter litoralis HTCC2594 nucleotide sequence CGGCAGCGATCGCCGATGCCCTTGCTTCGCTCTCCCGGCACAAGGACCAATGGCAGGCCATGCGGGAACGCGCCGCGCACCATGTCGCCGAGCATCACGATTGGGCGCGCAATGTTCATCGTTATCAAAGCGTTTACCATCATTTGCTAGCCAGTGGCCCGAATGGGCAATTGTCCGCAGCAGCCTGATGGTCTGCCGGCTCCGCCCATGGCGCTGAAGGAAGAGTGAGCAAGAGCATGGCAGACACGGCAAAGCGCAAAAGCGGTTCGCAACCGCCGATCAGCGCCCATCCGGCATTTCCGGCCATAGTCGCGCTGTGGTTCGCCGCACTGTTCGGTATCGGCAGCCTCGTCTTGCCCTCCATGCTATTCGAGCGCTTGATGGGCGCAGCGCCCGACTTTTCCACGCGCCTGACGATCGCTGCAGCGTGCGCGCTGTTCGGCGCACTTGGCGGCCTCCTTGTCGCCCGCAAGGTCGTCGCATCCCAAGGTGCTGCAAAGGAAAGCAGCATACGCGCTCCGAGAGCGCCGCGCTCCGGCCACGAGGGACCCGCCAAACGCCCGATCGTGGCAACCGAAGAGCTGGGAGAGGAAGGTCTCGGACCGGTCGCCGATGTCAATGCTTTCGATGACGACGCGCAAAAACAGCCCCTTCCCGGCCGCCGCCGCGCGCTTTCGGTCACGGACGATACCGGTCGCAGCGAATATCTTGAGTATGTCCCGCTACCCGGCGACGGCGAGATCGCCCAGAACGATATCGACGAGCCCGAAGATGATTCCGGCGAACCGGAACAGGCCAGAGACGACGACGCGCTGCCACTCGACACCTTTGCAATCGCCGATCCCGCCAATTGCGGTGACCGCAGCAATACCGCGGCGGAAGACGATCCCCATCAAGCCGACCATGCCGAAACGCTCGAAGACTTGCGCAATCCGGTCGAGGGGGAGATCGATCACGACGCGGCAGAAGCGGAGAAGCACTCCGATGACGACGCGCCGGCCCCGATGTTCGCTCCGCTGGCCGCCGATACCCGCAGCCAAGGCGAAGCCGGGCGGCCGTTCGATGCGCCCCGCGCGCCATTCGGCAATGCGGTCGCAGTCGACACGGACGCGCCCGCAGACACCATTGATGCTCCAGCCTTTGCGGCCCCGCCCGCAGGAGATACGCCCGCAGGAGAAACGGACACCCTAGTCGAAACTTCGCTCGACAATCATGCCGACAGGCCGCTTGCGGAACTGTCGGTGTCCGAATTGATCCAGCGCTTCGCCTCTTCGCTCGAACGGGAGCGCGAACAAAATGCTGTCGCCGCTATCGAGCCCGAAACCGGCACCGGCGACGAACCTGCCGAAATCGCCGAGCAGCCTGACGAGGACGAAGCGGCAGAGGCGGTCGCCCCGTTTGCCTTCGAGCGGGTGTCCGTCGACGACGATCCGTTTGAAGATGCAGACACCGAAGATGCTGACGAGGCGGAGACGGCCGCACCCCTGTTCGCTCCGCTCGCCCCGGCAGCAATGCAGGGGGATAGCGACGATACTGCCGAGGCCGTCGACGACGAAGACGCCCATGCTGCCGTGCCGACGGCCCTGCGCCCGCTCGACCTCGGTGCCTTCGAGGAAGACGACCAGGATGAAGACGATCCGTTCGCTTCGAGCCTGAGCCTGGGGTCTAGGTCGGCCCCAATGGACCGACCCTTCGATGCTCCGACAGCGGTCTTCGGTGGGCCCGCCGACGAGTCCGAGGCTGAAACGGCTCCGGTCTACAATCCCTTCGCCGCGCAGGCGCAGCCGCCCGCGCCGGTCGAAGCTGAAGACAAATCTTCCGCACCCTTTTCGCTGGCGGCCGAGTTCGCCCAGACTGCCGAAGATGAGGACGATGACGAGGATAGCCATGACGAGAGCGATTCGGCTGCGGGCTACAGCTCGCTGCTGAACATGAAGCGCACTCTCGGATCGAGCCAGGAATTCGTCCGTATCGAGGACGAAGACGAAGGCGACAGCGAAGCCGGCGACGCGCCCACCCCCGAGGCCGTGACGTTCCCGGGCGAGGCGCCTGCCGGAACTTCACCCATTGGGGAAGCGCGGCCTTTCGATGCCCCGCCGAACGCAGAGCAGGCCATGAACGGCATGAGCCGGCATGCCCCGACCATCCCGGCACCGCAACCGGCCGATCCGGCGGAAACGGAAAAGGCCCTGCGCGAAGCGCTGGAGAAGCTGCAAAGGATGAGCGGCGCCGCCTGATTGCGCCGGCACAATCCGCACGGACGTCTCGCCGATGACGGGCGGGCGGGAGGGCGGGCGCCTGGCGTTTGCACACCTGTCGCTTGAGCGCGGCCAAGACTTTCTTGCATCCTTCGCACTTGCAAAAAACATATCCTGTCTGCAAAAGACCGGTTCGCGAAAGTTTCGGTCCGGGACAGCCCGTCGAGACGCGTGCTTAATTGCCGCGCCCCGCCGCCTGCGGTGCGTGTGCGGCATTCGACAGGATTGGCTTTATGACACACCCCGCTCCGCAGGGCCTCTATCATCCGCGCAACGAACACGACGCCTGCGGTGTCGGTTTCGTTGCGCATATCAAGGGCGAGCGGAGCCACGGGATCGTCACGCAGGCGCTGCAGATCCTCGAAAACATCGACCATCGCGGTGCGGTCGGCGCGGACCCGCTGCTGGGCGACGGCGCGGGCATCCTGTTGCAAGTGCCCGACCCGCTGTTCCGCAAATGGGCAACGAACGAAGGTCATGAATTGCCCGGCCCGGGCGACTATGCAGTGGCGATGTGCTTCCTGCCGCAGGACGCTGAAGCGCGCGATTTCGTAACCGCGCAACTCGAAAAGTTCGTCGCCAAGGAAGGCCAGCACGTGATCGGCTGGCGCGATGTCCCTCTCACCATGGACGGGCTGGGCAAGGCAGTCGTGGACTCGATGCCGGTGATCCGCCAGTGCGTGGTCGGACGCGGCACCAATTGCGCCGACCGGGATGCGTTCGAGCGCAAATTGGTCGTTATCCGCAAGCAGACGTTGAACCCGCTCGCCAAGCTGGCCGAAAAGCACGGCCTGCCTGATCTGACGCAGAGCTACATACCGAGCTTCTCGTCGCGAACCATCGTGTACAAAGGCCTGCTGCTGGCGAACCAGGTTGGTTCGTTCTACGACGATTTGCGCGATCCCGATTGCCAGTCGGCGCTCGGCCTCGTCCACCAGCGCTTCAGCACCAACACCTTTCCCAGCTGGCGACTCGCCCACCCCTATCGCTTCATGGCGCACAACGGCGAGATCAACACCGTCCGCGGCAATGTGAACTGGATGAACGCGCGCCGCCGCACGATGGAAAGCGAGCTGCTGGGGCCGGATCTCGACAAGATGTGGCCGCTGATCCCGCATGGCCAGTCCGACACGGCATGTCTCGACAATGCGCTCGAACTGCTGCTGGTCGGCGGCTATTCGCTCAGCCATGCGATGATGATGCTGATCCCCGAAGCCTGGGCCAAGAACCCGCTGATGGATCCCAGCCGCCGCGCCTTTTACGAATATCACGCCGCGCTGATGGAGCCGTGGGACGGCCCCGCCGCCGTCGCCTTCACCGATGGCCGCCAGATCGGCGCAACGCTGGATCGTAACGGCCTGCGCCCGGCCCGCTTCTGCGTGACGAAGGACGATATCGTCTGTCTCGCTTCGGAAAGCGGCGTGCTGCCGTTTGCCGAGGAAGACATCATCCGCAAATGGCGCCTGCAGCCGGGCAAGATGTTCGTGATCGATCTGGAGCAAGGCCGCATCATCGAGGACGCCGAACTCAAGGCCGATCTCAGCCAGGCCCACCCCTACGCCGAGTGGCTCGACTCCGCGCAGTACAAGCTCGACGATCTCGACGTGGTCGATCCCGAATTCGCCGAGCTGCCGCAAGACGAGAACATGGAAACGCCCACGCTGCTGCAGGCGCAGCAGGCGTTCGGCTACACGCAGGAAGATATCACGCGCTTCCTCGAGCCGATGATGACCAATGCCGACGATCCGATCGGTTCGATGGGCACCGACACGCCGATCGCCGTGCTCTCCGAAAAAAGCCGCCTGCTCTACGATTATTTCAAGCAGAACTTCGCGCAGGTCACCAACCCGCCGATCGACCCGATCCGCGAAGAGCTGGTGATGAGCCTGCTCTCGATGATCGGCCCGCGCCCCAACCTGCTCGGCCGCGATGCCGGTACGCACAAGCGGCTCGAGGTCAGCCAGCCGATCCTGACCAATGAAGATCTGGCCAAGATCCGCTCGGTCGAAAGCGCGCTCGACGGCGCGTTCCGCACTGCGACGGTCGATATCACCTGGGATGCCGGCAGCGGAGCCGAGGGCTTGCAAATGGCGCTCAAGGAAATGTGCTGGGCGGCGACGGAAGCGGTCCTGCAGGACGCCAACATCCTGATCCTGTCCGACCGTACTCAGAACGAGGAGCGGATCCCGATCCCGGCGCTGCTCGCCACCGCTGCCGTGCATCATCACCTCGTGCGCCAGGGCCTGCGGATGCAGACCGGCCTGGTTGTCGAGACCGGCGAAGCGCGCGAAGTGCATCACTATTGCGTGCTCGCGGGGTACGGCGCGGAAGCGATCAATCCCTATGTCGCGCTGGAAACGCTCGAAGACCTGCGCCGGCGCAAGTTCACGAACCTTTCCGCCGAAGAGGTGCAGGCGAACTACATCAAGGCTGTCGGCAAGGGCATCCGCAAGGTCATGTCCAAGATGGGCATCTCGACCTACCAGTCCTATTGCGGCGCCCAGATCTTCGACGCGGTCGGCCTGTCGAGCGATTTCGTCGAGAACTTCTTCACCGGCACCGCGACCACCATCGAAGGCATCGGTCTGCAGCAGGTCGCCGAAGAAGCCGTGCGCCGGCACAAAGTCGCTTACGGCAATGATCCGATCCATCGCACGATGCTCGATATCGGCGGCATCTACCAATACCGCCTGCGCGGGGAAGACCATGCCTGGACGCCGACCAATATTGCGTCGCTCCAGCATGCCGTGCGCGGAAACGATGCCAGGAATTACGAAGAATTCGCGAAGTCTATCAACGAGCAGTCCGAGCGGCTGCTGACGATCCGTGGATTGATGGAATTCAAGCCCACGAGCGACGGCCCGATCCCGCTCGACGAAGTCGAACCGGCGAAGGACATCGTCAAGCGCTTCAGCACCGGCGCGATGAGCTTCGGCTCGATCAGCCATGAAGCGCATTCGACGCTCGCCATCGCCATGAACCGCATCGGCGGCCGCTCCAATACCGGGGAAGGCGGCGAAGAGCCGTTCCGCTTCACGCCGATGGACAATGGCGATTCGATGCGCAGCCGGATCAAGCAGGTCGCCAGCGGTCGTTTCGGCGTGACAACGGAATATCTCGTCAATTCGGACGATATTCAGATCAAGATGGCGCAGGGCGCGAAGCCCGGCGAAGGCGGGCAGCTGCCCGGCCACAAGGTCGACAAGCGCATCGGCGCGGTGCGACATTCGACGCCGGGCGTCGGCCTGATCTCCCCGCCGCCCCACCACGACATCTACTCGATCGAGGATCTCGCGCAGCTGATCCACGATCTGAAGAACGTGCAGCCGGAAGCGCGGATTTCCGTGAAGCTCGTCTCCGAAGTGGGCGTCGGCACGGTGGCCGCAGGCGTCTCCAAGGCGCGCGCGGACCATGTCACGATCTCGGGCTATGAAGGCGGCACCGGCGCCTCGCCGCTGACGTCGCTGACCCATGCCGGATCCCCTTGGGAGATCGGTCTGGCCGAGACCCAGCAGACGCTACTGCTCAACGACCTGCGCAACCGCATCGCGGTGCAGGTTGATGGCGGCCTGCGCACCGGGCGCGACGTCGCCATCGGGGCGCTACTCGGCGCGGACGAGTTCGGCTTCGCGACCGCTCCGCTGATCGCGGCCGGCTGCATCATGATGCGCAAGTGCCACTTGAACACCTGCCCGGTCGGCGTGGCGACGCAGGACCCGGAGCTGCGCAAGCGCTTCACCGGCACGCCCGAGCATGTGATCAACTACTTTTTCTTCGTCGCCGAGGAGCTGCGCCAGATCATGGCCGAGATGGGCTTCCGCACCGTCGAGGAAATGGTCGGCCGCGTCGATCGCCTGGATACGCGCCGGGTGAACCGCCACTGGAAGGCCGCGGGCGTCGATCTCAGCCGCTTGCTGCACCAGGTCGAGCTGCCGGAAGGCGCTTCACTCAATCACACCGAGTCACAGGACCACGGCTTGGGCGCGGCGATGGACAACGAGCTGATCGCGGCGTGCCAGCCAGCGATCCAGAGCGGCGAGCCGGTCGTGCTCGACCGCGAGATCCGCAACGTGAACCGCACGGTGGGCACCATGCTTTCCGGCGAGATCGCCAAGGCGCATGGGCACGAAGGGCTCAAGCCCGACTCGATCCGGATCAACCTGAGCGGGGTTGCAGGCCAGAGCTTCGGCGCATGGCTCGCCCATGGCGTCACGCTCAATCTCACCGGCGATGCCAACGACTATGTCGGCAAGGGCCTGAGCGGCGGACGCATCATCGTGAAGCAGCCCGAAGGCGTCGATCGTGCCCCGGCAGAGAATATTATCGTAGGCAATACCGTGCTCTATGGCGCGATTGCCGGCGAGGCCTTCTTCCAGGGCGTCGCGGGCGAGCGTTTCGCGGTCCGCAATTCAGGCGCCATCGCGGTCGTCGAAGGCGCGGGCGACCATTGCTGCGAGTACATGACCGGCGGTGTCGTCGTGGTACTGGGCGCAACCGGGCGCAATTTCGCTGCCGGCATGAGCGGCGGCATCGCCTATGTGCTCGATGAAGACGGCAGCTTTGCCGACCTGGTCAACCCGGCGCAGGTCGAGCTCGAGCGGATCACCGCCGATGCGGATGACAGCGACAGCGAGAACCGCCCGGTCCAGCGGCCGCGGTCGGTGCATGATTTCGGCATGGGCGACATGCTGCGCCACGATGCCGAACGGCTGCGCATCCTCGTCGAGCGGCACAAGCTGCATACCGGCTCGGCCAAAGCCGCCGTGCTGCTGGAGGACTGGGACGCAAGCCTCGCCAAATTCGTCAAGGTCATGCCGGCCGACTATCGCCGGGCGTTGAAGATGCTCGAGGAAGAGCGCAACGAAGCGGCCATGGAAGCAGCGGAGTGAAATCGAACGTCATCCCAGCGCACGCTGGGATCTCTCTCAATCTGGCGCTTGGCCAGCAACAGATCCCAGCTTTCGCTGGGATGACGAAAGTAGGGTAACGTGGGCAAGGAAACAGGCTTTCTCGAACTCGACCGGCGCGAGCGCGATTATATCGCGCCCGAAGAACGTCTGAAAAGCTGGCGCGAATTCATCAAGGAACCGCCGGTCGAAGAGCTCGCCGCGCAGGCCAGCCGCTGCATGAATTGCGGCATTCCGTATTGTCACAACGGCTGCCCGGTGAACAACATCATCCCGGACTGGAACCACCTGGTCTATGAAGACGACTGGCAGAATGCGCTGACGGTGCTGCATTCGACCAACAATTTCCCCGAATTCACCGGCCGCATCTGCCCCGCCCCGTGCGAGGCGGCGTGCACGCTCAACATCGTCGACCAGCCGGTGACGATCAAGTCGATCGAGGCGGCCATCATCGACCGCGGCTGGCGCGAAGGCTGGGTCAAGCCCGAACCGCCCGAAAACGAAACCGGCAAGTCGGTCGCCGTGATCGGCAGCGGCCCAGCCGGGCTCGCCTGCGCGCAGCAATTGGCGCGCGCGGGCCACGCGGTGACGGTGTTCGAGAAGCAGGACCGGATCGGCGGCCTGCTGCGCTACGGCATTCCCGACTTCAAGATGGAGAAACACCTGATCAACCGGCGCGCCGTGCAGATGGAGACCGAAGGCGTGACCTTCAAAACCAGCGCAGAAGTCGGCGTAGAAGTCAGCTTCCAGGCGCTGCGCGAGAATTTCGATGCGATCGTGCTGTCGGGCGGGGCGGAAGAGCCGCGCCCGCTCGATATTCCGGGCGCGGAAATGTCCGGCGTTCGCTTCGCCATGGAATTCCTGACCCAGCAGAACAAACGCAATGCCGGCGACGACGAAGTCCGCGCCGCCCCGCGCGGGACGCTGTCGGCCAAGGACAAGCATGTGATCGTGATCGGCGGCGGCGATACCGGCAGCGACTGCGTCGGCACCTCCAACCGGCAGGGCGCCAAGAGCGTTACCCAGCTCGAAATCATGCCCAAGCCGCCGGAGAAGGAAGACAAGGCGCTGACTTGGCCCGACTGGCCGCTCAAGCTGCGCACCAGTTCCAGCCACGAGGAAGGCGTCGAGCGTGACTGGTCGGTCTTGACCAAGCGCGTAGTCGGCGACGGCGAAACCATGACCGGGCTCGAATGCGTCAGGATCGAGTGGCGTGATGGCCAGATCGAGGAAATCGAAGGCAGCGAGTTCACCCTGCCCGCGGACCTTATCCTGCTCGCCATGGGCTTCACCGGTCCGAGGAAACGCGGCCTTCTCGACAAGGCCGGCGTCACCATGACCGAGCGCGGCAATGTCGAGGCCAACGAGCAGGACTACGCCACCAGCGAACCGAACGTCTTCGCCTGCGGCGACATGCGGCGCGGGCAAAGCCTGGTCGTCTGGGCGATCCGCGAAGGGCGCCAGTGCGCGCGCGCGGTGGACGAAGCATTGATGGGCGTGTCCGAACTTCCCCGCTAACCGATGCGCTGAACTGGCGACCATAGTCTTCTTGGGTAACACAGCGATACAGCAGTAATCGATCGGTTCTAATCGGATGATTGTCCGGTTTATCGGCTGGACGGATAGCTGCTTTTGTTTAAACAGGGCAGAAATCTTGGGAAGGGGAGGGCTTCGTCCCGACAGGGGTCGCGCGAAGCTGCACAAAGAAATGATGGTCGTTCACACCACTCGCATTTCGGGTGCGCGTCTGCGCCGCACCCTGCTCGCTTGCACCGCCGGAATGGCCGTTTTGCACGCCGCACCGGCAGCGGCCACGCTCGACGGCGAAGATCTTGCCCATGGCGCCGACGCCATTGGCGAAGTTGCTATCACTTCGGGGGCCGATCTCGCCCTCGCAGCTGTCGCGGACGATACCGTTGTACAGGACAAGGTCGCGCCTGACGTTGCTCCGCCCACGCCCCCCGCTCCGCCGCGCCGTCCGGCCCCGCCGCCGACCGACGCCAGGCTCGTCGTCTCGCAATTCGCCGACACCGTCCTCACCGGCAGTCCCGACGACACCGTGCGCTATGGCGGACGGGCCGATGCCTACATCACCCTGCGCGGCGACACCTGGGGTCTCGACGAGAGCTGGAGCCTGCAAATCCGGCCCGAATTCCGCTGGGGCGACAGCGCCAATGGCGTCGTCGGCCTCGTGCCCAAGAACACCGCGCTGTTCCGGCCCGAAGGCACGGATAATTACGACCTCTCGCTGTCGGTCAAGAAGACCTTCGGCTCCGGCGCCAGTCTCGAAGTCGGCAAGATGAACCTGCTCGACATTTCGGGCGCATTGCCGATCGTTGCCAGCGACGGACACTTCGGATTCCAGAACCTCGGCATCGCCTTGCCGCCGACCGCGATCGTGCCCAACACGCTGACCGGCGCGATGCTGACCGTGCCGACGAAGCGGGCGATCTACCGGCTGTGGGTGTTCGACCCGGATTCGCAATATGGCCGCACCGGCTTCGAGACCGCGTTCAGGAGCGGGGTCGGCTTTCTGGCCTCGGCCGCGGCGCTGACACGCCTGGGCGGCAAGCCCGGCGTCTACAACCTTGCGGTCGTCGGTTCGACCCGCTCGGGCCCGGCCGTCGACATCCTCCCGAGGGCGCTTACCCCGCCGCGCAACGGCCGCTTCGGCAACGAATCGGGCGAATTCGCACTGCAGCTTTCCGGCTTCCAGTATCTCAGCCTCAACCCGCGCGCGCCCGGCAAGGGTATCGGCATATTCGGGCGCTTCCAGGCCTCGATGGGCGATCCGACTTTCCTCGATTATTCGGGTTTCATAGGCATTTCGGGCAACCCGGCAGCCCGACCGCAGGACCGTTTCGGCATCACCGCGTTCCATTATTCGCTGACTGACGAGCTGGTCGACGACATCGCCTTCCGCCTGCCGATAGAGGACGAGCAGGGGATCGAGGCGTTCTATACGGTGGGGCTCCCCGAAGCCTTCGAGCTGACTTTGGACGTGCAGGTCGTCGATGGCGCGATCGTCTTCCGCGACACGGGTGTCACCGCCGGGCTGCGGCTGACCAAGACGTTCTAACAGACAGACAATGTGCGGCGGGTGCGAGCTCTCACTTTTGCCCGCGTCCCCGCGACTGCACTTCGATGCGGCGTTCGTTGATCTCTTCCGGTGAAACCTGCGCATTGGCGGCGCTCGATATCTCGTTTTCGAGCGCCATCGCGTCGCCGAAATTCATCGCATAGCCATCGTCGATCAGACGCTTGTATTGCGCGAGAAAGGCGGGATCGATGCTGGCCATATCGGCCGCCAGCCGGAGGGC carries:
- the gltB gene encoding glutamate synthase large subunit — protein: MTHPAPQGLYHPRNEHDACGVGFVAHIKGERSHGIVTQALQILENIDHRGAVGADPLLGDGAGILLQVPDPLFRKWATNEGHELPGPGDYAVAMCFLPQDAEARDFVTAQLEKFVAKEGQHVIGWRDVPLTMDGLGKAVVDSMPVIRQCVVGRGTNCADRDAFERKLVVIRKQTLNPLAKLAEKHGLPDLTQSYIPSFSSRTIVYKGLLLANQVGSFYDDLRDPDCQSALGLVHQRFSTNTFPSWRLAHPYRFMAHNGEINTVRGNVNWMNARRRTMESELLGPDLDKMWPLIPHGQSDTACLDNALELLLVGGYSLSHAMMMLIPEAWAKNPLMDPSRRAFYEYHAALMEPWDGPAAVAFTDGRQIGATLDRNGLRPARFCVTKDDIVCLASESGVLPFAEEDIIRKWRLQPGKMFVIDLEQGRIIEDAELKADLSQAHPYAEWLDSAQYKLDDLDVVDPEFAELPQDENMETPTLLQAQQAFGYTQEDITRFLEPMMTNADDPIGSMGTDTPIAVLSEKSRLLYDYFKQNFAQVTNPPIDPIREELVMSLLSMIGPRPNLLGRDAGTHKRLEVSQPILTNEDLAKIRSVESALDGAFRTATVDITWDAGSGAEGLQMALKEMCWAATEAVLQDANILILSDRTQNEERIPIPALLATAAVHHHLVRQGLRMQTGLVVETGEAREVHHYCVLAGYGAEAINPYVALETLEDLRRRKFTNLSAEEVQANYIKAVGKGIRKVMSKMGISTYQSYCGAQIFDAVGLSSDFVENFFTGTATTIEGIGLQQVAEEAVRRHKVAYGNDPIHRTMLDIGGIYQYRLRGEDHAWTPTNIASLQHAVRGNDARNYEEFAKSINEQSERLLTIRGLMEFKPTSDGPIPLDEVEPAKDIVKRFSTGAMSFGSISHEAHSTLAIAMNRIGGRSNTGEGGEEPFRFTPMDNGDSMRSRIKQVASGRFGVTTEYLVNSDDIQIKMAQGAKPGEGGQLPGHKVDKRIGAVRHSTPGVGLISPPPHHDIYSIEDLAQLIHDLKNVQPEARISVKLVSEVGVGTVAAGVSKARADHVTISGYEGGTGASPLTSLTHAGSPWEIGLAETQQTLLLNDLRNRIAVQVDGGLRTGRDVAIGALLGADEFGFATAPLIAAGCIMMRKCHLNTCPVGVATQDPELRKRFTGTPEHVINYFFFVAEELRQIMAEMGFRTVEEMVGRVDRLDTRRVNRHWKAAGVDLSRLLHQVELPEGASLNHTESQDHGLGAAMDNELIAACQPAIQSGEPVVLDREIRNVNRTVGTMLSGEIAKAHGHEGLKPDSIRINLSGVAGQSFGAWLAHGVTLNLTGDANDYVGKGLSGGRIIVKQPEGVDRAPAENIIVGNTVLYGAIAGEAFFQGVAGERFAVRNSGAIAVVEGAGDHCCEYMTGGVVVVLGATGRNFAAGMSGGIAYVLDEDGSFADLVNPAQVELERITADADDSDSENRPVQRPRSVHDFGMGDMLRHDAERLRILVERHKLHTGSAKAAVLLEDWDASLAKFVKVMPADYRRALKMLEEERNEAAMEAAE
- a CDS encoding glutamate synthase subunit beta, translating into MGKETGFLELDRRERDYIAPEERLKSWREFIKEPPVEELAAQASRCMNCGIPYCHNGCPVNNIIPDWNHLVYEDDWQNALTVLHSTNNFPEFTGRICPAPCEAACTLNIVDQPVTIKSIEAAIIDRGWREGWVKPEPPENETGKSVAVIGSGPAGLACAQQLARAGHAVTVFEKQDRIGGLLRYGIPDFKMEKHLINRRAVQMETEGVTFKTSAEVGVEVSFQALRENFDAIVLSGGAEEPRPLDIPGAEMSGVRFAMEFLTQQNKRNAGDDEVRAAPRGTLSAKDKHVIVIGGGDTGSDCVGTSNRQGAKSVTQLEIMPKPPEKEDKALTWPDWPLKLRTSSSHEEGVERDWSVLTKRVVGDGETMTGLECVRIEWRDGQIEEIEGSEFTLPADLILLAMGFTGPRKRGLLDKAGVTMTERGNVEANEQDYATSEPNVFACGDMRRGQSLVVWAIREGRQCARAVDEALMGVSELPR
- a CDS encoding carbohydrate porin, with the translated sequence MMVVHTTRISGARLRRTLLACTAGMAVLHAAPAAATLDGEDLAHGADAIGEVAITSGADLALAAVADDTVVQDKVAPDVAPPTPPAPPRRPAPPPTDARLVVSQFADTVLTGSPDDTVRYGGRADAYITLRGDTWGLDESWSLQIRPEFRWGDSANGVVGLVPKNTALFRPEGTDNYDLSLSVKKTFGSGASLEVGKMNLLDISGALPIVASDGHFGFQNLGIALPPTAIVPNTLTGAMLTVPTKRAIYRLWVFDPDSQYGRTGFETAFRSGVGFLASAAALTRLGGKPGVYNLAVVGSTRSGPAVDILPRALTPPRNGRFGNESGEFALQLSGFQYLSLNPRAPGKGIGIFGRFQASMGDPTFLDYSGFIGISGNPAARPQDRFGITAFHYSLTDELVDDIAFRLPIEDEQGIEAFYTVGLPEAFELTLDVQVVDGAIVFRDTGVTAGLRLTKTF